A region from the Natronorubrum halophilum genome encodes:
- a CDS encoding amidohydrolase translates to MSTTDLVSLRRDLHQRPEPAWREFYTTARIVEELESRLDLDELHVGPDAIAGEHRMAVPDDAELSVWYDRAKEAGADERILEQLEGGYTGAVAVLERGEGPTVGLRVDIDALPVEESGETGHLPAAEGFRSRHEGAMHACGHDAHATIGIGVLEQVAASDFSGTLKVFFQPAEEVVGGGKSMAKGEHVRDVDSLLAVHVGLDHPTGEIVAGLDGFLAVRHLEATFTGEGAHAGGHPEQGRNAVQAMATAVQNLYGIPRHNDGKTRVNAGVVEGGSAANVIPEEARILAEVRGETTALMEYMHDTARHVIRSAAEMHECEVAFGIGAEAPSATSDQRLVSIVADVAGETAGVERVLERDELGGSEDATFLMRTVQENGGDACYVGVGTDHPGGHHTPTFDVDEASLDHGIDVLAGAIERISLEGV, encoded by the coding sequence CGACCTCGACGAACTCCACGTCGGTCCCGACGCCATCGCGGGCGAGCACCGCATGGCGGTCCCCGACGACGCCGAGCTGTCCGTCTGGTACGATCGAGCCAAGGAAGCCGGGGCCGACGAACGGATCCTCGAGCAACTCGAGGGAGGCTACACGGGCGCGGTCGCCGTCCTCGAGCGCGGCGAGGGTCCGACCGTCGGGCTTCGGGTCGATATCGACGCGCTCCCGGTCGAGGAGTCCGGCGAAACCGGCCACCTCCCCGCAGCGGAGGGCTTTCGCTCCCGACACGAGGGGGCGATGCACGCCTGTGGGCACGACGCCCACGCGACGATCGGTATCGGCGTGCTCGAGCAGGTCGCCGCGAGCGACTTTTCGGGGACGCTGAAGGTGTTCTTCCAGCCCGCAGAGGAAGTCGTCGGCGGCGGGAAATCGATGGCGAAAGGCGAGCACGTTCGAGACGTCGACTCGCTGCTCGCGGTCCACGTCGGACTCGATCACCCCACCGGCGAAATCGTCGCCGGTCTCGACGGCTTTCTGGCGGTTCGCCACCTCGAGGCGACGTTCACCGGCGAGGGCGCACACGCGGGCGGCCATCCCGAACAGGGCCGCAACGCGGTACAGGCGATGGCGACCGCCGTCCAGAATCTGTACGGCATTCCGCGCCACAACGACGGCAAGACACGGGTCAACGCGGGCGTCGTCGAGGGTGGCAGCGCCGCCAACGTCATCCCCGAGGAGGCGCGCATCCTCGCCGAGGTCCGTGGCGAGACGACCGCGCTCATGGAGTACATGCACGATACTGCCCGCCACGTCATCCGGAGCGCCGCCGAGATGCACGAGTGCGAGGTCGCGTTCGGAATCGGCGCCGAGGCGCCGAGCGCGACGAGCGACCAGCGACTCGTCTCGATCGTCGCCGACGTCGCGGGCGAAACCGCAGGCGTCGAGCGCGTCCTCGAGCGCGACGAACTCGGCGGCAGCGAGGACGCGACTTTCCTCATGCGGACCGTTCAGGAAAACGGCGGCGACGCGTGCTACGTCGGCGTGGGAACGGATCACCCCGGCGGCCACCACACCCCGACGTTTGACGTCGACGAAGCGAGCCTCGATCACGGGATCGACGTGCTCGCCGGTGCGATCGAACGGATCAGTCTCGAGGGCGTTTGA
- a CDS encoding M48 family metallopeptidase, which translates to MGGTANRRVRLGLWIRMLAASALLLGALLLLLVVEFLFVLFFGGLVYWFALGTIFSVIAAVPTVAAVLGVGCYLAVCLVGFHAFRAARAGDLEHGPDTVATAMGTSLESVRRRLGVRGRVAVAGTMLALVAASRWLVEAVGVELYFLPLTIVAALFAVVSHSVHIAHDELNGDVAVLRTLDESVHLSTDLERDPELETIRRRADRLARQAGVPTPSIAIAVTRTPTALTVGYRPAESTIVLSRGLVKELDERQLEAVLAHELAHVVNRDAAVMSIMSIPAAKAEAFAERYDGVGSLLVLALMLQGLSRWCVVVVARHREYVADDGAVAITGDPAALASALETLDRSVARRPVSDLRRHRTAAAFSIVPPPWEERGVLDRTRRFVSRRLFGTHPPTEKRIERLRPVSISSAVASDQ; encoded by the coding sequence ATGGGAGGAACAGCCAACCGCCGCGTCCGTCTCGGACTCTGGATCCGAATGCTCGCCGCGAGCGCGCTCTTGCTCGGTGCGCTCTTGCTCCTGCTCGTCGTCGAGTTCCTGTTCGTGTTGTTCTTCGGGGGGCTGGTCTACTGGTTCGCGCTCGGGACGATCTTCTCCGTGATCGCAGCGGTGCCGACTGTCGCGGCCGTCCTCGGCGTCGGCTGCTACCTTGCGGTGTGTCTCGTCGGCTTCCACGCGTTCCGGGCCGCCCGCGCGGGCGACCTCGAGCACGGACCCGATACCGTTGCTACAGCGATGGGAACGTCGCTCGAATCCGTTCGCCGACGGTTGGGCGTTCGTGGGCGCGTCGCCGTCGCCGGAACCATGCTCGCGCTCGTGGCCGCGAGTCGCTGGCTCGTCGAGGCGGTCGGCGTCGAACTGTACTTCCTCCCCCTGACGATAGTCGCGGCCCTGTTCGCCGTCGTCTCGCACTCCGTTCACATCGCTCACGACGAACTGAACGGCGACGTCGCGGTGCTCCGAACGCTCGACGAGTCCGTCCACCTCTCTACCGACCTCGAGCGCGATCCCGAACTCGAGACGATCCGTCGGCGTGCCGATCGACTGGCGCGACAGGCCGGCGTTCCGACGCCGTCGATCGCGATCGCGGTGACGCGGACGCCGACGGCGCTCACCGTCGGCTATCGTCCCGCCGAGTCCACGATCGTGCTCTCACGCGGACTCGTCAAGGAACTCGACGAACGCCAACTCGAGGCCGTGTTGGCCCACGAACTCGCACACGTGGTCAACCGGGATGCAGCCGTCATGTCGATCATGTCGATTCCGGCGGCGAAAGCCGAGGCGTTCGCCGAGCGGTACGACGGCGTCGGCTCCCTCCTGGTGCTCGCGCTGATGCTGCAGGGGCTCTCACGGTGGTGCGTCGTCGTCGTCGCTCGCCACCGGGAGTACGTCGCCGACGACGGTGCCGTCGCGATCACGGGCGACCCGGCGGCGCTCGCGAGCGCCCTCGAGACGCTCGACCGGTCGGTCGCCCGGCGACCCGTGAGCGACCTGCGACGCCACCGCACCGCGGCCGCGTTCTCGATCGTGCCGCCGCCGTGGGAGGAACGCGGCGTTCTCGACCGTACGCGCCGGTTCGTCTCACGCCGGCTGTTCGGCACGCATCCACCGACCGAAAAGCGGATCGAACGGCTTCGGCCGGTGTCGATTTCCTCGGCAGTTGCGTCCGATCAGTAG
- a CDS encoding DUF4397 domain-containing protein, with amino-acid sequence MSQNHTRRHALTLIGTTGGIALAGCMGGDDTDDEMTDGGMDNETDDGMEDDGMEENAGVRVAHLSPDAPNVDVWVDGDAVLEDVPYRTVSEYLELPPETYDVMITAAGDADTVVFDDQVEVGDGDYTIAALGELGEETQPFEAAVLEDDLSGPGDDARIRLVHASPDAPAVDVTVGDGETVLFENVAFGDTAAVEVAPGTYTLEVRAATDDNDGDVVATFDIEPAAGTVYTAFAVGYLEPESAPADEPFDLEVVVDYEGDDY; translated from the coding sequence ATGTCACAAAACCACACGCGCCGGCACGCACTGACACTGATCGGAACTACAGGTGGAATCGCGCTCGCCGGCTGCATGGGTGGCGACGATACGGACGACGAGATGACCGACGGTGGAATGGATAACGAAACGGACGACGGAATGGAGGACGACGGGATGGAGGAGAACGCGGGCGTCCGCGTTGCCCATCTCTCACCCGACGCGCCGAACGTCGACGTCTGGGTCGACGGCGACGCCGTCCTCGAGGACGTGCCCTACCGAACCGTCAGCGAGTACCTCGAACTCCCGCCCGAGACGTACGACGTGATGATCACGGCCGCCGGAGACGCCGACACCGTCGTCTTCGACGACCAGGTCGAGGTCGGCGACGGCGACTACACCATCGCCGCACTGGGCGAACTCGGCGAGGAAACCCAGCCCTTCGAGGCGGCCGTCCTCGAAGACGACCTGAGCGGCCCCGGTGACGACGCTCGAATCCGCCTCGTTCACGCCTCGCCCGACGCTCCCGCGGTCGACGTCACGGTAGGAGACGGCGAGACGGTCCTGTTCGAGAACGTCGCCTTCGGCGACACAGCGGCCGTCGAGGTCGCCCCGGGTACGTACACGCTCGAGGTTCGGGCTGCGACCGACGACAACGACGGCGACGTCGTTGCGACCTTCGACATCGAGCCCGCGGCCGGAACCGTCTACACGGCGTTCGCCGTGGGGTACCTCGAACCCGAGAGCGCACCCGCAGACGAGCCATTCGATCTCGAGGTCGTGGTCGATTACGAGGGCGACGACTACTGA
- a CDS encoding geranylgeranyl reductase family protein, with translation MSTQEQSAATTASETRSPDVVVVGAGTAGCYAAATVAREGYDVVILERKSEEEAGHIACGDALKGADAFPEAIPKSKLEPAFTNTGVDHGRFEIPQEDTVLEIPVPGELAVIDRWEYGRRIIDGAEDTGVEFKYDTVVKTVTQADDGRVTGVEAIRKGDPISYEADIVIDAAGSLSVLQDHVDFSESTFDTNVNYSHFCSAYREIVHVEEPVEWHDALVFKPTERAAGYLWYFPRTDTEINAGLGFQMTEEPMHLVDDLKRDLENRPEFEGAKVEDKLGAALPTRRPYDSAVHPGYMAVGDAAGHVNPTTGGGIAGAAYGGKYAADQAIEALETGDYSEATFWKYNERVMDHFGARYAALDVYNILSTAVDVDDLMGLLAAMPGDKLAEALYSGSTDIGLKLKLEALLKSRGHWGTIWNLYQTKRCADDLLAHYEQYPTSPAGLSGWQDRRDQLMEQVYETTGAEPKY, from the coding sequence ATGAGCACGCAGGAGCAGTCGGCCGCGACGACCGCATCCGAAACCCGCTCGCCGGACGTGGTCGTCGTCGGTGCCGGGACTGCAGGATGTTACGCTGCAGCGACCGTCGCACGCGAAGGATACGATGTCGTCATCCTCGAGCGCAAGTCCGAGGAGGAAGCGGGCCACATCGCCTGTGGAGACGCACTCAAGGGCGCGGATGCCTTCCCCGAGGCGATCCCGAAGTCGAAACTCGAGCCCGCCTTCACCAACACGGGCGTCGATCACGGCCGCTTCGAGATCCCACAGGAGGACACCGTCCTCGAGATTCCGGTGCCCGGCGAACTGGCGGTCATCGACCGCTGGGAGTACGGCCGTCGGATCATCGACGGCGCCGAAGACACCGGTGTCGAATTCAAGTACGACACGGTCGTCAAAACCGTCACGCAGGCCGACGACGGCCGCGTGACGGGGGTCGAAGCCATCCGAAAGGGGGACCCGATCAGCTACGAGGCCGATATCGTCATCGACGCCGCGGGATCGCTCTCGGTGTTGCAGGACCACGTCGACTTCTCGGAGTCGACGTTCGACACCAACGTCAACTACTCGCACTTCTGTTCGGCCTACCGCGAGATCGTCCACGTCGAGGAACCCGTCGAGTGGCACGACGCCCTCGTGTTCAAGCCGACCGAACGCGCCGCGGGGTACCTCTGGTACTTCCCGCGGACGGACACCGAGATCAACGCCGGCCTGGGCTTCCAGATGACCGAAGAACCGATGCACCTCGTCGACGACCTCAAACGCGACCTCGAGAACCGCCCCGAGTTCGAGGGCGCGAAAGTCGAGGACAAACTCGGTGCAGCCCTTCCGACGCGGCGGCCCTACGACTCCGCGGTCCACCCCGGCTACATGGCCGTCGGCGACGCCGCGGGTCACGTCAACCCGACCACCGGCGGCGGCATCGCCGGCGCGGCCTACGGCGGCAAGTACGCCGCCGACCAGGCGATCGAAGCGCTCGAGACCGGCGACTACAGCGAGGCCACCTTCTGGAAGTACAACGAGCGCGTCATGGACCACTTCGGCGCTCGCTACGCCGCACTCGACGTCTACAACATCCTCTCGACGGCCGTCGACGTCGACGACCTGATGGGCTTGCTCGCCGCGATGCCCGGCGACAAACTCGCCGAGGCGCTCTACTCGGGGAGCACGGACATCGGCCTGAAGCTCAAGCTCGAGGCCCTACTCAAGAGCCGCGGCCACTGGGGCACCATCTGGAACCTCTACCAGACGAAACGCTGCGCCGACGACCTGCTGGCCCACTACGAGCAGTATCCGACCAGTCCCGCGGGGCTCTCGGGCTGGCAGGACCGCCGCGACCAGTTGATGGAGCAGGTCTACGAGACGACCGGAGCGGAGCCCAAATACTAA
- a CDS encoding 2Fe-2S iron-sulfur cluster-binding protein, producing MTEYTIEFVGTGETITCTDKQTILSRCLEEGIAQEYSCRVGMCLACSAEILEGEITQPAARGLTEEEAENYALTCMARPQSDLKLDRGKYPPSIEGDLAGGANDGAVADD from the coding sequence ATGACAGAGTACACGATCGAGTTCGTCGGAACGGGCGAGACGATCACCTGCACCGACAAACAGACGATCCTCAGTCGCTGTCTCGAGGAGGGCATCGCCCAAGAGTACTCCTGCCGGGTTGGGATGTGTCTGGCCTGTTCGGCCGAGATTCTCGAGGGCGAGATCACCCAGCCCGCGGCGCGGGGGCTGACGGAGGAGGAAGCCGAGAACTACGCGCTCACCTGTATGGCGCGCCCGCAGTCGGATCTCAAACTCGATCGGGGCAAGTACCCGCCGAGCATCGAGGGGGACCTCGCAGGCGGCGCAAACGACGGTGCGGTCGCCGACGACTGA
- a CDS encoding MBL fold metallo-hydrolase, with translation MTDRNDADERSADETPSIAPGALADRLRSDDSMTVLDVRDRDEFERWHLAGDGVEAVQIPHMKFVQAQATGDVTDLVSDLEEPILAVCGHGEASAHAVGLLREAGIEARNLAGGMDAWADLYVARELDVDAPATVVQYDRPSSGCLAYAIYSGGEAAVIDPLRAFADRYVAAADERDAEIRYAIDTHVHADHVSGVRTLAERTSAAAVVPVGATDRGLTFDAATLEDGDELHVGDATLTAMATPGHTTESISLRLEGGDSGILFTGDALFLEGVGRPDLERGDAGAAAAARRLYESVRDRVLVQPNGMTISPGHYSDAAEPRADGTYAIRLEALRDRLATLSMDEDEFVTHTTNDLPTRPANHERIVAANLGLEDIDEETAFELELGPNNCAVAE, from the coding sequence ATGACCGACCGGAACGATGCCGACGAGCGATCGGCCGACGAAACGCCCTCCATCGCTCCCGGCGCGCTGGCCGACCGCCTTCGATCCGACGATTCCATGACCGTCCTCGACGTCCGCGACCGCGACGAGTTCGAGCGCTGGCACCTCGCAGGCGACGGGGTCGAGGCCGTCCAGATTCCGCACATGAAATTCGTTCAGGCCCAGGCCACCGGCGACGTGACCGACCTCGTGTCCGATCTCGAGGAACCGATCCTCGCGGTCTGTGGCCACGGCGAAGCGAGTGCACACGCCGTCGGCCTCCTCCGGGAAGCGGGCATCGAGGCGCGCAACCTCGCCGGCGGAATGGACGCCTGGGCCGACCTCTACGTTGCTCGCGAACTCGACGTTGACGCGCCCGCGACGGTGGTGCAGTACGACCGCCCCTCGAGCGGATGTCTCGCGTACGCGATTTACAGCGGCGGCGAGGCGGCGGTGATCGATCCGCTTCGAGCGTTCGCCGACCGGTACGTCGCCGCTGCCGACGAGCGGGACGCGGAGATCCGGTACGCCATCGACACGCACGTCCACGCGGATCACGTCAGCGGCGTCCGCACGCTCGCGGAACGGACCAGTGCGGCCGCGGTCGTCCCAGTAGGGGCGACGGATCGCGGGCTGACGTTCGACGCGGCGACCCTCGAGGACGGCGACGAACTTCACGTCGGGGACGCAACGCTGACCGCGATGGCGACGCCGGGCCACACGACCGAATCGATTTCGCTTCGTCTCGAGGGCGGTGATTCCGGTATCCTGTTCACCGGCGACGCGCTGTTTCTCGAGGGTGTCGGTCGACCAGATCTGGAACGCGGCGACGCCGGTGCGGCCGCCGCCGCTCGACGGTTGTACGAGAGCGTTCGGGATCGCGTCCTCGTACAGCCGAACGGGATGACGATCTCACCGGGTCACTACAGCGACGCCGCCGAGCCGCGGGCGGACGGAACGTACGCCATCCGACTCGAGGCCCTGCGCGATCGGCTCGCAACGCTCTCGATGGACGAAGACGAGTTCGTCACTCACACGACGAACGATCTCCCGACACGACCGGCCAACCACGAGCGCATCGTGGCGGCGAATCTCGGACTCGAGGATATCGACGAAGAGACGGCGTTCGAACTCGAACTCGGGCCGAACAACTGTGCGGTTGCAGAGTAA
- a CDS encoding rubrerythrin family protein, which produces MDAAEFRDSVEESMSDELERLGSSKLLVALTDADLTEKTVLRTVANSERAAMETFESWADDEEHTDARDAFADCYDQEREHYDRVVAFLADEYEADADAGELHDRLRSLETTAARLGGLVGRSLIGERTHLQVVSFFVNEGDERRADVFRELRTETAAQGDRAAELLETVCKETEDWNRARTAAEEAIDAAYDAYADSMDDLGLDPKPIC; this is translated from the coding sequence ATGGACGCCGCCGAATTTCGGGACTCAGTCGAAGAATCGATGTCCGACGAACTCGAGCGACTCGGATCGTCGAAACTCCTCGTTGCGCTCACCGACGCGGACCTGACCGAGAAGACGGTCCTTCGGACGGTTGCGAACAGCGAACGCGCCGCCATGGAGACCTTCGAATCGTGGGCCGATGACGAGGAACACACGGACGCACGGGACGCCTTCGCCGACTGTTACGATCAAGAGCGCGAACACTACGATCGAGTCGTGGCTTTCCTCGCTGACGAGTACGAAGCCGACGCGGACGCCGGCGAACTGCACGATCGGCTTCGATCGCTCGAGACGACGGCGGCCCGCCTCGGCGGGCTCGTCGGTCGATCGCTGATCGGCGAACGGACGCACCTGCAGGTCGTGAGCTTCTTCGTCAACGAAGGAGACGAGCGGCGCGCCGACGTTTTCCGGGAGCTGCGGACCGAAACCGCGGCCCAGGGTGATCGGGCAGCCGAACTGCTCGAGACGGTCTGTAAAGAGACCGAGGACTGGAATCGCGCACGGACGGCCGCCGAGGAAGCCATCGACGCCGCCTACGATGCGTACGCGGACTCGATGGATGACCTCGGCCTCGATCCCAAACCGATCTGTTGA
- a CDS encoding NosD domain-containing protein, which translates to MQRRFGVGLGVLGILLVVLIGSVGGVSASDSCTEISGPLVIDQPGCYAINENVADSSADVYVEIRSSDVILEGANHTIVGSDGFDTIGVYVNGTAGNRLSNVTVRNISADDWETGIYYDYVDNSVIHDVSSASNYEEGIQLRNSNGIAVTDSDTAENPTSDQGMLVFDSTAVTITNFTSVDDGSGIRVWNSQDVTVHDSTFDGSAAVTIRDSGGVLVDDNTIVDGSLGGITGSSGPANRVTNNTVYESSRYATGADCGGMTINGASDDLIANNTMEECNWGILIQHSERIEFRNNSISGTDSGNSDYGLRVSGGSGHEIIDNHIVNNGRYPKRAGIFLGTHQATLSGNTLAGNGFNLDLGSGGNWSSLSHSIDASNTVEGRPVAYHVNETDVTVDPNAGWVGLVGTQNATVANMNFTENNWENIMLFEAGDTVIRNVDTMPSWSGVRIREGSDRTRIEDSRFNYGRGITLFQATKTQIVNTSITNSGGYGVYLNTDSPDTTLDNATISGSDRRGIAVRSGSSGSDRLTVRNSTVRDNDWGGLDFDSAAHGVVRDSVIENNGGDAIRADRYVHNTTITRNTIANNDGDGVDFDHYAEGNNVTDNEIKDNTGNGVYFGLYQESNHVVNNTISGNDVTGIRLNNQDSDDSTTVRGNRILENTITDNVDIGIDLGTRGFGDIIRGNELIGNAIGVEVPTEYDNLTVSDNSFNNTANVVFLNATGATNATWNATTTTETNVIGGPTIGGNYWANESATGFSETCTDRGDGICDSAYTLETGHTDHLPLAAPADGVDPAYLDVSIDSTNSPVEANETLEVNATITNTGDESGTQTVALDLDGTDVDDRSVTLDRGDSATVTLSYVTGDADVGQYTATVTSENDSDSLSVEVTDGTGDSSSQTAIVNSITATGGTTPSQLPHVETSFEAGLLQLTLRSSEHGEYNLESLNVDHTTEFEINLTVENYEPRFLLGAGNVTNWERTENGTNTTDVSVRVRPVETQSIWQCDGAGTCTTPDLNDWPEGDDDSATERTNVTVSMAVDDLSDQPTDQQTLLDGAIIATDAQLFDEPLYTPAVDDEPANLSLLIGGPHFTVDNHTNTGFYEAFLPDTLLSEWNVTDPTQLTAGYRGNQSTFDARNVSGGIEIDLDVHYSAGSVEISTNGTDNGSGGDGADDSGGEDGPSSGDSGSNTSDDEDDTVDDSDEGDDDSSDDDTDSDENNEDDGSNAEDESENGTDSDNESEDTDGDDGDGGDADDTPGFGAVAGIIALLIALAARTR; encoded by the coding sequence ATGCAACGACGGTTTGGGGTGGGACTCGGTGTACTGGGAATATTACTTGTCGTCCTGATCGGATCCGTAGGGGGTGTCTCCGCGTCGGACTCGTGTACGGAGATCTCGGGACCGCTCGTAATCGATCAACCCGGCTGTTACGCGATCAACGAGAATGTCGCGGACAGTTCGGCCGACGTCTACGTCGAAATTCGCTCGAGCGACGTGATTCTCGAGGGAGCGAACCACACCATCGTCGGAAGCGATGGCTTCGATACGATCGGCGTGTACGTCAACGGGACCGCAGGAAACCGCCTGAGTAACGTTACCGTAAGGAACATTTCGGCCGACGATTGGGAGACGGGAATCTACTACGACTACGTGGATAACAGCGTCATCCACGACGTTTCGTCGGCTTCTAACTACGAGGAGGGCATTCAGCTTCGGAACAGCAACGGAATCGCCGTAACCGACAGCGACACCGCTGAGAACCCAACTTCTGATCAGGGGATGTTGGTCTTTGATAGCACTGCAGTAACGATCACGAACTTCACGAGTGTCGACGATGGGTCGGGAATTCGAGTCTGGAATAGTCAGGACGTGACCGTCCACGACAGCACGTTCGATGGGAGCGCCGCGGTTACGATCCGCGATAGTGGTGGGGTACTCGTCGACGATAATACGATCGTAGACGGCTCTCTCGGGGGTATTACCGGGTCAAGCGGACCTGCAAACCGGGTGACGAACAATACCGTCTACGAGAGTTCCAGGTACGCCACCGGCGCGGACTGCGGAGGAATGACGATCAATGGCGCTTCGGACGACCTCATTGCCAACAACACCATGGAAGAGTGTAACTGGGGGATCCTCATTCAGCACTCCGAACGGATCGAGTTCAGGAACAACTCGATCAGCGGCACCGACAGTGGGAACTCGGATTACGGCCTTCGCGTGAGCGGTGGTTCTGGTCACGAAATCATCGACAACCACATCGTGAACAACGGCCGCTACCCAAAGAGAGCCGGTATCTTCCTCGGAACCCATCAAGCCACCCTCTCGGGCAACACCTTGGCCGGGAACGGGTTCAACCTCGATCTCGGAAGCGGTGGAAACTGGAGCAGTCTCTCACACTCGATCGACGCCTCGAATACCGTCGAGGGGCGTCCCGTCGCGTATCACGTCAACGAAACCGACGTGACGGTCGATCCCAACGCGGGCTGGGTTGGCCTCGTTGGAACTCAGAATGCGACCGTGGCCAACATGAACTTTACCGAGAACAACTGGGAGAACATCATGCTGTTCGAGGCCGGCGACACCGTCATCCGTAACGTCGATACGATGCCCAGCTGGTCGGGGGTGCGAATCCGAGAGGGGAGCGACCGGACCCGAATCGAGGACAGCCGCTTCAATTACGGTCGCGGAATTACGCTTTTCCAAGCCACGAAAACCCAGATCGTGAACACCTCGATCACGAACTCGGGCGGCTATGGCGTCTACTTAAATACCGATTCACCGGACACAACGCTCGATAACGCCACTATCAGCGGAAGCGACCGACGTGGGATCGCCGTCCGGTCGGGAAGTTCCGGAAGCGACCGGCTCACCGTCAGGAACTCGACGGTACGCGATAACGACTGGGGTGGCCTCGACTTCGACTCGGCCGCCCACGGCGTCGTCCGTGACAGCGTCATCGAAAACAACGGCGGCGACGCGATCCGTGCCGACCGGTACGTCCACAACACGACGATCACCCGAAACACCATCGCGAACAACGATGGCGACGGCGTGGATTTCGATCACTACGCCGAAGGCAACAACGTCACCGATAACGAGATCAAGGACAACACCGGAAACGGCGTGTATTTCGGTCTGTATCAGGAAAGCAATCACGTCGTCAACAATACGATCAGTGGTAACGACGTAACCGGTATCAGATTGAATAATCAGGACAGCGACGACTCGACGACCGTGAGGGGAAACCGAATCCTCGAGAATACAATCACCGACAACGTCGACATCGGAATCGATCTGGGCACTCGAGGCTTCGGCGACATCATCCGGGGGAACGAGCTTATAGGCAACGCTATCGGAGTGGAGGTTCCGACGGAGTACGACAACCTCACCGTCTCTGACAACTCCTTCAACAATACCGCCAACGTCGTGTTCTTGAACGCCACTGGCGCGACGAACGCAACGTGGAACGCCACTACAACTACCGAGACCAACGTGATCGGCGGACCGACTATCGGCGGTAACTACTGGGCGAACGAAAGCGCCACTGGATTCAGCGAGACGTGCACCGATCGCGGAGACGGGATCTGTGACTCCGCGTACACGCTCGAAACCGGCCATACCGATCATCTACCACTGGCAGCCCCAGCGGACGGAGTCGACCCGGCGTACCTCGACGTCAGCATCGATTCGACCAACAGTCCCGTCGAAGCCAACGAGACGCTCGAGGTGAACGCGACCATCACGAACACCGGTGACGAGAGCGGGACCCAAACAGTCGCTCTCGATCTCGACGGCACCGATGTCGACGATCGGAGCGTGACACTCGATAGAGGTGACTCGGCGACGGTTACGCTCAGTTACGTGACCGGAGATGCGGACGTGGGCCAGTATACGGCAACGGTTACCTCCGAAAACGATAGTGACTCGCTGTCGGTCGAGGTGACGGACGGAACCGGTGACTCGAGTTCGCAGACGGCAATCGTTAACTCGATCACCGCCACCGGCGGCACGACCCCGAGTCAGCTACCCCACGTCGAAACGTCTTTCGAGGCGGGACTGCTTCAGCTCACCCTCCGATCGTCGGAACACGGGGAGTACAACCTCGAGAGTCTCAACGTCGACCACACTACCGAGTTCGAGATTAATCTCACGGTCGAGAACTACGAGCCGCGTTTTCTACTGGGCGCGGGCAACGTGACGAACTGGGAGCGGACCGAGAACGGAACGAATACCACCGACGTGTCGGTTCGCGTGCGCCCGGTGGAAACGCAGTCGATCTGGCAGTGTGACGGTGCCGGCACGTGCACCACGCCCGATTTGAACGATTGGCCCGAGGGGGACGACGACTCCGCGACTGAGCGGACTAACGTGACGGTGTCGATGGCCGTCGACGACTTGAGCGACCAGCCGACTGACCAGCAGACGCTACTCGACGGTGCGATCATCGCGACGGACGCCCAACTGTTCGACGAACCACTCTACACGCCGGCGGTCGACGACGAGCCGGCGAACCTGTCGCTACTCATCGGTGGTCCGCACTTCACTGTCGACAACCACACGAACACTGGCTTCTACGAGGCATTCCTGCCCGACACCCTCCTCTCGGAGTGGAACGTTACGGATCCAACGCAGCTCACCGCGGGCTATCGAGGAAACCAGTCGACGTTCGACGCTCGGAACGTTTCCGGCGGGATCGAGATCGACCTCGACGTCCACTACTCCGCCGGCAGCGTCGAAATTTCGACGAACGGTACCGATAACGGCAGCGGTGGTGATGGTGCTGACGACAGCGGTGGCGAGGACGGTCCCAGTAGCGGAGACAGCGGTTCGAATACGTCGGACGATGAGGACGATACCGTCGATGACAGTGACGAAGGCGACGATGACTCGAGTGACGACGACACTGATTCGGACGAGAACAACGAAGACGATGGATCGAATGCCGAAGACGAGAGCGAAAACGGCACCGATTCGGATAACGAGAGCGAGGATACAGACGGTGATGACGGAGACGGTGGCGACGCCGACGATACCCCCGGCTTCGGCGCAGTTGCTGGAATCATCGCCCTCCTGATCGCACTCGCTGCCCGAACACGATAA